The Halobaculum magnesiiphilum genome contains the following window.
CACGTCGTAGACGCCCTTCCCCTTGTCCGTGCGGTTGCGGGCGGCCTCGCCGATGGACCGCTGGCTGCCGCCCAGTTCCGTGATCGGAAAGAGGGTGTGGACCGCCGGCGAGAGGTCGCGGCTCTCGGACTTCTCCGGGCGCCCCATCCGGTTGCCGATCCGGGTCGGCGCGCGCTCGCGCACCTCGAAGTCGACGACCTCGTTGACCGCGCGGACGGCGTTGTCGCCGCCGTCCCACTCCTCGGCCTCCGCAGATAGGTCCGCCCGCTCCCACTCGCGACGCAGGCCGTCGGTGAGCCCGAGCTGCCGGAGCAGCGGGCGGAAGTCGGGGATCCGTAGCGCGTCCTCGGTCTGGGTGTGCTCGACGAGCAGTTTCTCCAGCGCGCGACGGACGGTGTCGGTGTGCTCGACGACGAGCAAATCGCCCGTCACCTCGCCGGCGGCCGCGGCGTCGGCGAGCGCGTCGTACTCGTCGACGGAGATGTCGTGCCAGCAGTACGTGTAGGCGGGGTGCAGCGGCGCGTCGAACTCCTCGACCCACGCGAGCGCCTGCTCGGCGTCCGGGTCGTCCAGATCCGTGGTGAGGTCGTCCTCCAGCGCCTGGAGATCGGCGCCCGCGGCCGCGAGGTCCTGCTCCCACCACTCGCGGACGTACGAGGCGGGCACGAGCGGGTGGTTGTTCTCGACGAACTCGCCGAAGTTGACGAGGTACTCGCCCAGGTCGAGCACCTCCTCGACGCCGTTGCGGACCTCCTTGGCCTCCGCGGGGTCGTCGATGCGTCGCACGTCGCCGTTCGCGAGCCTGACGGTCGGCCCGTCGATGGAGTCGACGGGGATGACGCCGCCGGCCTTCCCGGGCCGCTCGGTCTTGATCTGGGTGCCGGTGGCGAGGAAGTCGTCGACGATGTGCATCGTCGCGGGATGGACGCCCGCGGTCGCGAAGCCGTGGTTGCGCGCCCGGCCGTACCGCAGGCGGAAGCCGCCCGCCTCCGAGGGGTGGCCGAAGACCGGCCGGCCGGCGATGAGGTCGCGCAGGAACTTCTGTGAGGGGTCGGCCCGCGTCGGTCCTGTCGGGGCGTCCGGCTCCTCCTGCTCGGCCGATTCTTCCCCCTCGATCTCCGCGTCCTCGTGTGTCTCGTCCTCGGAGCCGTCGCCGCCGTCCTCGGCGTCCGCCTCCTCGTCGTCCGTGTCGTCGTAGGTGCCGTCGATGAGGTCCTGGAGCCACGGCCAGTCGACCTCGTCGAGCTGGCGGGTGTAGCGCTGGATCTTCGGAGCCTTGAGCGCGATCCCCTCCGCGAGCACGAGACACATCCCCCCGCGTGCGTTGTTGGTGTCGACGCGCTCCAGGTCCCGGAATCCGGAGACCTCCTCGTCGCCGGTGGCCTCCCCGTCGAGCATGATCGGCATGTGCTCTGCGATGAACTTCGTCTCCGTGTCCTTGGGCGTGTACTGGAGGCCCGTCTCCTTGTCGTAGAGGCCGATCTCCTCGGCGTAGCGCTCGATCTCGTCGTCGCGGGCGCGGTACTCCTCGATGCCCAGCAGCGCGCGGGCGTAATCGCCCACCAGCACCGACAGCGCCTGTGCCGTCCCGCCCGCCGAGCGGATCGGCCCGGCGTAGTAGACGTTGATGAACTCGGTGCCGTCGTCGTTCTCTAAGATCTCGACGCGGTCGATCCCCTCGATGGGCGCCGCGACGACCCCCTCGGTGAGCAGGGCGACCGCCGTCCGAACCGCCCCCTCGATCTTGCCCGCCCGCGAGTCGAAGTCGCCGACGGTGCCCTCGACGAAGTCAGTGACCAGCTCCAGGGCCGCCTCCTCGCGGGACATCTCCCCCTCCAGCTCGCGGACGCGCTCGGCGACGCCGGGGATTCCGAGGATGTTCTCCACGCGGTCGGCCATGTCGCGGGCGACGGGGATCTCGATCTCCGTTTCCGGGTCCTTCCCCTGCGCCTTCGCCGCCTCCGCGCGCTCGAACGCCTCGTCGAGCCTGTCCTCGATCCGTGTGAAGTAGCGCTCGTCGTCCGGTCTCATGTCGTCGCCTCCGTCGCTCGCCCGCTCGGCTCCTCGGTCGTCCTCTCGGCCGTCCCGCACCGCAGTCGCGCCGTCGGTGACGACCCCGGAGCCGGCGTCACGGCGCCCTCGAGGGCGCCGCCTCGGCTCGCGTGTCGGGGTCGTCGGTGCACGTCACCTTCCTGTGCGGGGGAGGGTCATAAGCGATTCGCGTCCCCCGCGGCCGCGTCGATCGAACCGCCTTACAGCCAGAGATCCAAGTCGGTAACCTCGTCGTGTTCGCGCTCCAGCGGCTCCTCGAACGCGCGGAGGTACACCTCGCCCGCGAACACGGTGCCGCCGTCGAGATGCCCCGCGAGCGCCTGCCCGCTGCGACGCGAGAGCACCGCGTGAGTGTGGGCGAAGCGCTCGCCCTCCAGCAGCGCGATGTTCCCCACGCAGGCGGCGACCTCCAGCGGCTCGTCGAACGTCACCGACTGGTACTCCGTGTCCTCCTGGTCGTAGAACCACACCTCGGCGTCCTGGACGGCGCCCATGGCGTTGAACCACGCCGCGTCCGCCCCGACCTCGTCGGCGAGGGATTCGATCTCCTCGCGCCAGTCGGCGCCGTTGTCCAAGCTCGCCATGTACTCGCCGGTGATCTCGACCTCGCGGTAGTTCATATCCGACGCGTCGGCCGACCGGGAGTAAAACGTTGCCGCCGCGGTAGGATGGGCGGCCGAGCGCGTCGCCGCCGCGAGCGAACCTTCACATACGAAGCCGGGACCAGCACCGCCGATGCGACGTTGAGAACTGCCGCCGACGGCGAGGCGGGTGCGCGGTCCGACCGTCGGCGCGCGGACGTGGCCCGATCGATCGCGGCGTCGATCGGGGTACACAGGCCGCCTGTCAGCTCCTTCCGAGCCGCGGCTATCGCGTCGCCGCCTCGATCGCGCGGTCGAGGTCGGCGACGATGTCCTCGGGGTTCTCGACGCCGACCGACAGCCGTACCATGTCACCGGTGACGCCCGCGGCCAGCTGCTCCTCCTCGGTGAGCTGCTGGTGGGTCGTCGAGGCCGGGTGGATCACCAGCGTCTTCGCGTCGCCGACGTTCGCCAACAGCGACGCGAGTTCGGTGTTCTCGACGGTGTCGCGGGCGGCGTCGTACCCGCCCGCGAGGCCGAAGGTGATCATCCCGCCGTAGCCGCCGTCGAGGTACTCCGACGCCTCAGCGTGCGTCTCGTGGTCCGGCAGCCCCGGGTACGTCACCCAGTCGACGGCGGGGTGGTCCGCGAGGTGCTCGGCGACGTGCTGGGCGTTCGCGCAGTGGCGCTCCATCCGCATGGGGAGCGACTCCAGCTTCCCCATCGTCGCCCACGCGTCGAACGGGGACTGTGCGCTCCCCAGATCCCGGAGTCCGCGCGCGATCGCGGCGTACGTGAGCGCCGCCTCTCCGAACCGCTCGGCGAAGTTGACGCCGTGATAGGCGGGGTTGTCCGCGCCCAGCTCGGGGAACCGGTCAGCGTGCTCGTCCCACGGGAACGAGCCGCCGTCGACGAGGGCGCCGCCGACGGTGGAGCCCGAGCCGTGGATCCACTTCGTCGTCGACTCCCACACGAGGTCGGCGCCGTGTTCGAGCGGCCGGCACAGGTACGGCGTCGCGAACGTGTTGTCCACGAACAGCGGCGTGTCGTGCTCGTGGGCGATGTCGGCGATCCGCTCGATGTCGGGCGTCACGAGCGCCGGGTTGCCGATCGTCTCCAGGTGGACGAACGCGGTGTCGTCGTCGATCGCCTCCGCGTAGGCGTCGTACTCGAGCGTGTCGACGAAGCGCGTCTCGATCCCGCGGCGCTCCACCGTGTGCGTGAGGTAGGTGTACGTCCCGCCGTACAGCGACGACGACGAGACGATGTTGTCCCCGGCCGACGCCAGCAGGAAGGTGGCGAGGTCGAAGGAGGCCATCCCGGAGCTGGTCGGCACCGCGCCGACGCCGCCCTCCAGCGACGCGAGCCGCTCGCCCAGCCGAGCGACCGTCGGGTTGAGCAGCCGGCTGTAGATGTACCCTTCCTCCTCCAGCGCGAACAGCCGCGCCGCGTGGTCGGCGTCGTCGAACACGTAGGAGGTGGTCTGGTGGATCGGCGGCGCTCGCGCGCCCGTCGCCGGATCGGGCGCTGCACCCTCGTGGACGCTCCGCGTCCAGAATCCGTGATTTGGGTCGTCTCCGGACATCCCGTGTACCATCGGAACCGACCGTGATAACGGCTCACACCGCCCGGAGTTTCGCCGGTGTCGCTGACGCCCCCGAACGTGTTCCCAGAGCGTCCTCACCCGGGGAACAGGCTCGCGTGGACCGGCGCACGGTCGGGGCCGCCGGAGTGGCTCCCCGAGCCGTCGCTCTCGTCGCGCGCGTCTCCCTCGTCACGGACGGCGCGCCCGTCGACGCCGTCGGCGAGGAAGTCGCGCAGCGGCGGTCCCACCGATTCCGGCTCGACGAGGAACGCGTCGTGCCCGTGGTCCGACTCCACGACGTGGTGTGCCGTCGGCACGTCCACGTCGCGGGCGGCATCCGCGAGCGCGCGCGCCTGCTCGACGGTGAAGTGCCAGTCGCCGGTGAACGACAGGGCGAGCATCTCGCCCTCGAACGCCGCCAGCGCCTCGGCGTCGGAGCCGTAGCCGGCGGAGAGGTCGTACTCGTCCATCGCCCGCGTGAGATAGAGGTAGCTGTTGGCGTCGAACCGCGAGGTGAACGAGTCGGCGTTGTAATCGAGGTACGACTCGACCTCGCGGTACGGGAAGAACCGATCCGTCGGGTCGGCGGGCGCGTCGCCGAAGGCGCCCCGGCCGGCGGCGCGGCGGCCGAACTTCCGGCCCATCGACGCCTTCGAGAGGTACATCACGTGGCCGATGCGGCGGGCCTGTGCGAGCCCGTCGTCCGGGTTCGGCCGGTCGGCGCCGTAATAGTCGCCGCCGTTCCAGTTCGGGTCCGTGGTGATGGCGCGGCGCGCGATGGCGTCCAGCGAGAGGCACTGGGTGTCCAGTCGGGCGGCCGTCGCGACGGCGGCGACGCGGCGCACGTCGTCGGGGAAGCGCTTCGCCCAGTCGAGGGCGTTCATCCCGCCGACGCTGCCGCCGACGACGGCGTGCAGGCGGCCGACGCCGAGGCGGTCGAGGAGCCGGCGCTGCGCGCGCGTCCAGTCGCCGACGGTGACGGGCGGGAAGTCGGTCCCCCAGGGCTCGCCGTCCGGCCCCCCCGCGGGCGGGCCCGAGGAGCCGTAACAGGAGCCGGGGACGTTCACGCAGACGACGTAGTACTCGGTCGTGTCGATGGCCTTGCCCGGCCCGACCACGTCGTCCCACCACGCGCGGGCCTGGCCGGCCGTCTGGACGCCGGTTCCCGTGTCCGCGTCGCCGGCGTCGCTCCCGTCGACCGCGTCGGCGTCGTGGTCCTCGCTGCGGGGCGCGTTCGAGACGTGTTGGCTCCCGGTGAGCGCGTGACACACCAGGACAGCGTTGTCCCCGTCGAACCCGCCGTACGTCTCGTACGCGAGCCGGAGGTCGTCGACGGACTCGCCGCACTCGAACCGGAACTCGCCGACGGACTCGACGGCCGTCATCGCGTCGCCTCCGCGATAGCCCGATCTAGGTCCGCGACGATGTCGTCGGGGTCCTCGATGCCGACGGAGAGCCGCAGGAGGTCCGGGCTCACACCCGCGGCCCGCTGTTCCTCCTCGGAGAGCTGCGCGTGGGTCGTGCTCGCCGGGTGGATGATCAGCGAACGCGCGTCGCCGATGTTCGCGAGGAACGAGACCAACTCCACCTCCTCGCAGACGCGCTTGCCGGCGGTGAAGCCGTCCTCCAGCCCGAACACGACCATTCCGCCGAAACCGTCGAGGTACTCGGCGGCGGCGGCGTGCGTCGGGTGACCCTCGAATCCGGGGTAGGTGACCCACGCCACCTCGGGGTGGTCGCGGAGGTGTTCGGCGACGATCCGGGCGTTCTCGCAGTGCTTCTCCATCCGGATCGGCAGGGTGGCGAGCCCCTGGAGCGTCTGCCACGCGTCGAAGGGCGACTGGGGGTTTCCGAGCGTGCGCACCCCGCGGTGGCGCGCCACCTGCGCGAACGCGCGCTCGCCGAACCGCTCGGCGAAGTCGACGTCGAAGGCGGGGTTCTCGCCGGACAGCTCGGGGTAGTCGGCGTCCGGGTGGTCCCACGGGAAGGTGCCGCCGTCGACGAGTACGCCCCCGACGGTGGTGCCCGACCCGTGGATCCACTTGGTCGTGGAGTTCCAGACGATGTCGGCGCCGTGGTCGATGGGGTTGCACAGCGCCGGCGTCCCGAACGTGTTGTCGACCACGAGCGGGACCGCGTGTTCGTGGGCGATGTCGGCGACGCGCTCGAAATCGGGCGTGACGAGCGACGGGTTCGCGAGCGTCTCGACGTGGACGAACGCGGTGTCCTCGTCGACGGCGTCCTCGTAGGCCGCGTAATCGGTGGTTTCGACCGTCCGGAGGTCGACGCCGCGGCGGGAAGCCATGTGCGCGAGGTAGGTGCTCGTGCCGCCGTACATGTCGGCGCTGGCGACGACGTTGTCGCCGGCACGCGCGAGGAGGCTCGTCGCGGTGTCGATGGCGGCCATCCCGGAGGCGGTGGCGACGGCGTCGACGCCGCCCTCCAGGTCGGCGAGGCGCTTCTCCAGCACCCGCGTCGTGGGGTTGGAGATGCGGGTGTACACGTCGCCCTCGCGGTCGAGGGCGTACAGATCGGCGGCGGTGTCGGCGTCAGGGAACGCGTAGGAGGTCGTCTGATAGATGGGCGGCGCTCGCGCGCCGGTCGCCGGGTCGCCCGTCCAGCCGGTGTGGAGCGCGCGCGTCCGCGCGGCCCACTCCCCCGTCGGCGCGTCGGCGTCGTCGGTCATGTACTACGGGCATATTCGCACAAACGGATATGCACGCGAGTTACGGCAACGTCTGCCGACTGACGGACGGACTCCCAAAGTCTAAAGCGGAGACCGGCGGAAGCGGGCGGTATATGGCCGCCATCGAGTTGGAGGGCGTCACGAAGCGGTACGGCGACGTAACGGCCGTCCGCGACCTCGACCTCACGGTCGAGGAGGGCGAAGTGTTCGGCTTCCTCGGCCCCAACGGGGCGGGCAAGTCGACGACGATCAACATGCTGCTGGACTTCGTGCGCCCCACGAGCGGCACCGTGCGGGTGCTCTCGCGGGACGCACAGGCGGAGTCGGTGGAGGTGCGCCGGAACACCGGCGTCCTGCCCGAGGGGTACGACGTGTACGAGCGCCTCACCGGCCGCCAGCACATCGAGTTCGCGATGCGCTCGAAGGAGCTCGACGGCGACGTGGACGCGGTGTTGGAGCGCGTGGGTATCGCCGACGCCGCCGACCGCCGCGCGGGCGGCTACTCCAAGGGGATGCGCCAGCGGCTCGTCCTCGGGATGGCACTCGTCGGCGAGCCCGACATCCTCATTCTCGACGAGCCGTCCTCCGGGCTGGACCCCGCGGGCGCCAAGGAGATGCGCGAGATCGTGCGCGACGAGGCCGAGCGCGGCGCGACGGTGTTCTTCTCCAGCCACGTGCTCGGGCAGGTCGAGGCGGTGTGTGACCGCGTCGGCATCATGCGCGAGGGCGAACTCGTCGCCGAGGACTCCATCGAGGGCCTCAGGGAGGCCGTCGGCGGCGAGGAACAGCTGGTCGTCACCGTCGACGCCGCAAGCGAGGAGGACGTCGAGGCGGTGCGGGCGCTGGCGGGGGTCTCCTCGGCCGCGACCGACGGCGGAACCGTCACGGTGTCGTGTTCCAGCGACGCGAAGACGGAGGTCATCGGGGCCCTGGAGGACGCCGGCGTCACGGTGAAGGACTTCACCACCGAGGAGGCGAGCCTGGAGGACCTCTTCCTCACCTACGCCGAGGGTGACGGCGCTGGGGCGGGGAACGGCGGCGACGCGACGGCGACGAACACGGAGGTGGCCGAATGAGCTTGGAGGCGGTCGCGCGCAAGGACTTCCAGGACGCCGTGCGCTCGCGGTGGCTGCTGGGGCTGACGGCGTTCTTCGTCCTGCTGGTCTCGGTGGTCGTCTACCTCGTCCGCCCGGGCGAGGGACAGACGCTCTCGACGAGCGCGCTGCTCGGCTCGGTGTTCATCCGGGACGCGCTCGTCACGACGCTCATCCCGCTCATCGCGCTGGTCGTCTCGTACAACGCGGTCGTCGGCGAGCGCGAGACGGGGTCGCTGAAGCTGCTGCTCGCGCTGCCGCACTCGCGGTCGGACGTGGTGTTCGGCAAGGTGGCCGGCCGCGCGGGCGCCATCGCGGTGCCCGTGTCGGTCGGGTTCCTGCTGCCCGCGCTGGTGGCGGCGATCGGGCCGCTGTCGCTGCGGCCGTTCACGTTCCTCGGGTACATCCTGCTGACGCTGCTGCTGTCGGCGGCGTTCGTCGCCATCGCGGTCGGGTTCTCGTCGGCGGTGTCGTCGAACCGCCTCGCGATCGGCGGCGCGGTCGGGCTGTACTTCCTGTTCGTCCCGCTGTGGGGCGCGATCCAGTTCCCGCTGCGGCTGTACCTGGGGATGGGTGGCGGCCCGAGCTGGCTCCCGATCTCGGGGTCGTCGCTGCTGGAGCTGCTCCGGTTGGTCAACCCCACCGGCTCGTTCAAGATCGTCTCCGGCGAGTTCGTGACCGGAACCCTGTTCGCCGCCGGGCAGGCGGGGTCGCAGGCGGCCGGACAGTACGCGACTTCAACCGAACTACTCGCATTTGGAATGCTCATGCTTTGGTTGCTCGTTCCGCCCCTACTCGGATTGCTTCGGTTCGAAGGCGCCGATCTGTAGCCGAGCTCGATCGATCTGGATTCGTTCTCGCTGTTTTCGTGAGTCCGGCCATTTTCGTCGTTCTCCCGGTCGACGAGGTGACCGCACTGTCGACCACGAAAGCCCCCGGCGCTCTCGACTCGCGCGGCTCGTTGCGCTCCTCGCTCCGGTCGCTATCGCTCCCTCCGCTGCGGTGCTTCCGTCGCCGTGCTTCGTCGGGAGCGCCGGCCCCTTTCAGTCCCACCCGACAGCACCGCACAGCGACCACGACCTCCCCAGCCGACTGCGCTCCTCGGCGTCGCTCCCGTCGGTCGCTCCGCCTTCAGTGCTCATCCCTCGCGCGCGTCCGGCGGGCACAGAGGCCCGCCGGCACGCGCCACCGCAGGTGATCAGCCCTCGTCCTCGGGGGGCCATTCGATCCCGTGCTCTGCGAGCAGATCGGCGAACCCCTCCTCGTCCAGTTCGGGCACGTCGTTCGCCTCGGCGTCCTCGCGCTTGCTCGTCCCCGGCGAGTCGCCGACGACGAGGTAGTCGGTGTTGCCCGAGACCGACGAGGTCGCGTTCGCGCCGTGGGCCGCCACGAGGTCCTGCGCGACGCTGCGCGCGGTCGACAGCGACCCGGTGAACACGAACGTCAGCCCGTCGAGCGCGTCACCCGTCTCGGTGTCGTCGCGCTGCGGGTCGACGTAGTTCAGGAGGTCGTCGATGACGCGCGCGTTCTGCTCGGCCTCGAAGAAGTCCCGGACGGTGTGCGCGACCGTCTCGCCGATGTCGTCCACCTCCGTCAACTCCGCCTCGCTCGCGGCTCGGACCGCCTCGAAGGTGCCGAAGTGGCGGGCGAGGTTGCGGGCCGTCGCGGCGCCGACCTCGTGGATCCCGAGCGCGGCGAGGAAGTCCGCCAGCTCCGGCTCGGTGCTCGCCTCGACCTCCGCGATGAGGTTGTCCGCGCTCGTCTCGCCCCACCCCTCCAACTCGGCGAGTTCCTCACGGCGGTCGGGCAGGCGGTACAGATCGGGGAGCGTCTCCACGAGGCCGGTCTCGCGAAGCTGCTCGACGGACTCCTCGCCGAGCCC
Protein-coding sequences here:
- a CDS encoding DNA polymerase II large subunit, whose translation is MRPDDERYFTRIEDRLDEAFERAEAAKAQGKDPETEIEIPVARDMADRVENILGIPGVAERVRELEGEMSREEAALELVTDFVEGTVGDFDSRAGKIEGAVRTAVALLTEGVVAAPIEGIDRVEILENDDGTEFINVYYAGPIRSAGGTAQALSVLVGDYARALLGIEEYRARDDEIERYAEEIGLYDKETGLQYTPKDTETKFIAEHMPIMLDGEATGDEEVSGFRDLERVDTNNARGGMCLVLAEGIALKAPKIQRYTRQLDEVDWPWLQDLIDGTYDDTDDEEADAEDGGDGSEDETHEDAEIEGEESAEQEEPDAPTGPTRADPSQKFLRDLIAGRPVFGHPSEAGGFRLRYGRARNHGFATAGVHPATMHIVDDFLATGTQIKTERPGKAGGVIPVDSIDGPTVRLANGDVRRIDDPAEAKEVRNGVEEVLDLGEYLVNFGEFVENNHPLVPASYVREWWEQDLAAAGADLQALEDDLTTDLDDPDAEQALAWVEEFDAPLHPAYTYCWHDISVDEYDALADAAAAGEVTGDLLVVEHTDTVRRALEKLLVEHTQTEDALRIPDFRPLLRQLGLTDGLRREWERADLSAEAEEWDGGDNAVRAVNEVVDFEVRERAPTRIGNRMGRPEKSESRDLSPAVHTLFPITELGGSQRSIGEAARNRTDKGKGVYDVLVGERECPDCGEHTFKPQCPACAAHTEPYYECDECGTVCEPDESGRVECPRCEREVESPDWHTIDLNDEYWSALERTDEREASFEILKGVKGLSSSDKTPEPIEKGVFRAKHGVTSFKDGTVRYDMTDLPVTSVRPEELDVTVDHFRELGYETDIDGEPLIHDDQLVELKVQDVVLSDGAAEHMMKTADFVDELLEDFYGLDPFYEVNERDDLVGELVFGMAPHTSAAVVGRVIGFTSAAVGYAHPYFHAAKRRNCDGDEDCVMLLMDGLLNFSKSFLPDKRGGQMDAPLVMSSRIDPSEIDDEAHNMDIVRQYPREFYEASLEMADPEEVEDLIQLGEDTLGTDDEYRGFDHTHDTSDIALGPDLSAYKTLGSMMDKMDAQLELARKLRAVDETDVAERVIEYHFLPDLIGNLRAFSRQETRCLDCGEKYRRMPLTGDCRECGGDMTLTVHRGSVNKYMDVALRVAKEFGCREYTIQRLEILERSLESVFENDKNKQGSIADFM
- a CDS encoding PPC domain-containing DNA-binding protein; this encodes MNYREVEITGEYMASLDNGADWREEIESLADEVGADAAWFNAMGAVQDAEVWFYDQEDTEYQSVTFDEPLEVAACVGNIALLEGERFAHTHAVLSRRSGQALAGHLDGGTVFAGEVYLRAFEEPLEREHDEVTDLDLWL
- a CDS encoding O-acetylhomoserine aminocarboxypropyltransferase/cysteine synthase family protein, whose product is MSGDDPNHGFWTRSVHEGAAPDPATGARAPPIHQTTSYVFDDADHAARLFALEEEGYIYSRLLNPTVARLGERLASLEGGVGAVPTSSGMASFDLATFLLASAGDNIVSSSSLYGGTYTYLTHTVERRGIETRFVDTLEYDAYAEAIDDDTAFVHLETIGNPALVTPDIERIADIAHEHDTPLFVDNTFATPYLCRPLEHGADLVWESTTKWIHGSGSTVGGALVDGGSFPWDEHADRFPELGADNPAYHGVNFAERFGEAALTYAAIARGLRDLGSAQSPFDAWATMGKLESLPMRMERHCANAQHVAEHLADHPAVDWVTYPGLPDHETHAEASEYLDGGYGGMITFGLAGGYDAARDTVENTELASLLANVGDAKTLVIHPASTTHQQLTEEEQLAAGVTGDMVRLSVGVENPEDIVADLDRAIEAATR
- the metX gene encoding homoserine O-acetyltransferase MetX yields the protein MTAVESVGEFRFECGESVDDLRLAYETYGGFDGDNAVLVCHALTGSQHVSNAPRSEDHDADAVDGSDAGDADTGTGVQTAGQARAWWDDVVGPGKAIDTTEYYVVCVNVPGSCYGSSGPPAGGPDGEPWGTDFPPVTVGDWTRAQRRLLDRLGVGRLHAVVGGSVGGMNALDWAKRFPDDVRRVAAVATAARLDTQCLSLDAIARRAITTDPNWNGGDYYGADRPNPDDGLAQARRIGHVMYLSKASMGRKFGRRAAGRGAFGDAPADPTDRFFPYREVESYLDYNADSFTSRFDANSYLYLTRAMDEYDLSAGYGSDAEALAAFEGEMLALSFTGDWHFTVEQARALADAARDVDVPTAHHVVESDHGHDAFLVEPESVGPPLRDFLADGVDGRAVRDEGDARDESDGSGSHSGGPDRAPVHASLFPG
- a CDS encoding O-acetylhomoserine aminocarboxypropyltransferase/cysteine synthase family protein translates to MTDDADAPTGEWAARTRALHTGWTGDPATGARAPPIYQTTSYAFPDADTAADLYALDREGDVYTRISNPTTRVLEKRLADLEGGVDAVATASGMAAIDTATSLLARAGDNVVASADMYGGTSTYLAHMASRRGVDLRTVETTDYAAYEDAVDEDTAFVHVETLANPSLVTPDFERVADIAHEHAVPLVVDNTFGTPALCNPIDHGADIVWNSTTKWIHGSGTTVGGVLVDGGTFPWDHPDADYPELSGENPAFDVDFAERFGERAFAQVARHRGVRTLGNPQSPFDAWQTLQGLATLPIRMEKHCENARIVAEHLRDHPEVAWVTYPGFEGHPTHAAAAEYLDGFGGMVVFGLEDGFTAGKRVCEEVELVSFLANIGDARSLIIHPASTTHAQLSEEEQRAAGVSPDLLRLSVGIEDPDDIVADLDRAIAEATR
- a CDS encoding ABC transporter ATP-binding protein is translated as MAAIELEGVTKRYGDVTAVRDLDLTVEEGEVFGFLGPNGAGKSTTINMLLDFVRPTSGTVRVLSRDAQAESVEVRRNTGVLPEGYDVYERLTGRQHIEFAMRSKELDGDVDAVLERVGIADAADRRAGGYSKGMRQRLVLGMALVGEPDILILDEPSSGLDPAGAKEMREIVRDEAERGATVFFSSHVLGQVEAVCDRVGIMREGELVAEDSIEGLREAVGGEEQLVVTVDAASEEDVEAVRALAGVSSAATDGGTVTVSCSSDAKTEVIGALEDAGVTVKDFTTEEASLEDLFLTYAEGDGAGAGNGGDATATNTEVAE
- a CDS encoding ABC transporter permease encodes the protein MSLEAVARKDFQDAVRSRWLLGLTAFFVLLVSVVVYLVRPGEGQTLSTSALLGSVFIRDALVTTLIPLIALVVSYNAVVGERETGSLKLLLALPHSRSDVVFGKVAGRAGAIAVPVSVGFLLPALVAAIGPLSLRPFTFLGYILLTLLLSAAFVAIAVGFSSAVSSNRLAIGGAVGLYFLFVPLWGAIQFPLRLYLGMGGGPSWLPISGSSLLELLRLVNPTGSFKIVSGEFVTGTLFAAGQAGSQAAGQYATSTELLAFGMLMLWLLVPPLLGLLRFEGADL